A genome region from Arachis duranensis cultivar V14167 chromosome 6, aradu.V14167.gnm2.J7QH, whole genome shotgun sequence includes the following:
- the LOC107492943 gene encoding guanylate kinase 2 isoform X3, whose amino-acid sequence MELAKLQLQLEIKWIHPTVHGTKPLSSKGHSAVFLNDRILILKKGAKSDDQIWFLEVDTQYVRQQQKQLGTEVVAWSKGVIGNAEKPVVISGPSGVGKGTLISMLMKEFPSMFGFSVSHTTRAPRGMEKDGVHYHFTEKSVMEKEIKDGKFLEFASVHGNLYGTSVEAVEVVADAGKRCILDIDVQGARSVRSSSLEAVFIFVCPPSMEELEKRLRDRGTETEEQILKRLRNAAAEIEQGKSSNIFDFILYNDNLEECYEKLKKLLGLGGCVAATPKSAALGEFNLPLDHSVSKIDDKIIINCISSGLEKESKNLIMLDVSALKGGAPGRTRGLDFQAIGSFSDGLIGMERLS is encoded by the exons GATTCATCCCACCGTGCATGGCACCAAACCTCTGTCGAGCAAAGGCCACTCCGCGGTGTTTTTGAACGACCGAATACTAATTCTTAAGAAGGGTGCCAAGTCAGATGATCAAATATGGTTTTTGGAG GTGGACACTCAATATGTTAGGCAGCAGCAAAAACAACTGGGGACTGAGGTTGTTGCTTGGAGTAAGGGAGTGATAGGTAATGCCGAGAAGCCGGTTGTTATCAGTGGACCTTCTGGGGTAGGCAAAGGAACACTGATATCAATGCTGATGAAGGAATTCCCATCCATGTTTGGTTTTTCGGTGAGCCACACCACTCGTGCACCAAGGGGCATGGAGAAAGATGGAGTCCATTACCATTTTACTGAGAAGAGTGTAATGGAGAAAGAGATTAAAGATGGAAAATTTCTTGAGTTTGCTTCTGTCCATGGTAATTTGTATGGGACCAGTGTTGAGGCTGTTGAAGTAGTAGCAGATGCTGGGAAA AGATGTATTCTTGATATTGATGTTCAAGGCGCCAGATCCGTGAGGTCTAGTTCTCTTGAAGCTGTATTCATATTTGTTTGTcccccatcaatggaagagctGGAGAAGCGCCTTCGTGACAG AGGGACAGAGacagaagaacaaatcttgaaGCGACTCCGAAATGCTGCAGCTGAGATCGAGCAAGGGAAATCATCAAACATATTTGATTTCATCTTATACAATGATAATCTTGAGGAGTGTTACGAAAAACTCAAG AAATTATTGGGACTTGGTGGTTGTGTTGCTGCTACACCTAAATCAG CAGCACTTGGAGAGTTCAATCTACCATTGGATCATTCGGTGTCAAAAATTGATGACAAGATTATCATAAACTGCATCTCTTCTGGACTGGAGAAGGAATCAAAGAATTT AATCATGTTGGATGTCTCCGCGCTCAAAGGAGGCGCACCCGGACGGACAAGAGGATTGGATTTTCAGGCTATCGGCTCGTTTTCGGATGGTTTGATTGGGATGGAAAGGCTTAGCTAA